A window from bacterium encodes these proteins:
- a CDS encoding glycosyltransferase family 2 protein — protein sequence MKLSIVIPCYNEIETINKILKRVEAADIGPVEKEIVIVDDFSTDGTRELLKSNGIPHKVVFHEKNKGKGYALRTGFEHVTGDVVIVQDADLEYDPNDYKQLIEPIFRGECQVMYGSRDRKENKLHSGAMFYAGGKVVTWVTNILYGSNLTDEPTCYKVFSRELLQSIPLKCERFEFCPEITAKVLKRGIKIRELPISYYPRKVSEGKKINWKDGVEAIWTLIRYRFTD from the coding sequence ATGAAGCTTTCCATAGTCATTCCATGCTACAATGAGATTGAGACGATCAACAAGATACTCAAGCGTGTTGAAGCTGCCGATATTGGCCCAGTCGAGAAGGAAATTGTCATTGTTGACGATTTTTCCACTGACGGGACGAGGGAGCTGCTGAAGAGTAACGGCATACCGCACAAGGTAGTTTTCCATGAGAAGAACAAGGGCAAGGGCTACGCACTGCGGACCGGTTTTGAACATGTAACCGGCGATGTCGTGATTGTTCAAGATGCTGATCTGGAATATGATCCGAATGACTACAAGCAGTTGATCGAACCGATCTTTCGAGGTGAGTGTCAGGTGATGTACGGCTCACGCGATCGCAAGGAAAACAAGCTCCACTCTGGTGCGATGTTTTATGCGGGGGGAAAGGTCGTGACCTGGGTGACAAACATTCTCTATGGATCGAACCTGACAGATGAGCCGACTTGCTACAAAGTATTCTCGCGGGAGTTGCTGCAAAGCATTCCACTCAAGTGCGAACGTTTCGAGTTTTGTCCAGAGATCACGGCCAAAGTTCTCAAACGGGGGATCAAGATTCGTGAACTGCCGATTTCTTATTATCCGCGCAAAGTGAGCGAAGGCAAGAAGATCAACTGGAAAGACGGCGTTGAAGCAATCTGGACTCTCATCAGATACCGCTTCACCGATTGA
- a CDS encoding glycosyltransferase family 2 protein produces MNGRHSNYTKVSIVIPAHNEEGNIDPLTEELAKVISSMKYGVEVVYVNDGSTDRTEQKMVEAVRRYRWARIVKNRVRLGLTSALTKGFAQAKGDILVFYPADLQFHPRDIPKMIESIDNGADMVCGKKQGHYGKWLVSGIYNMMTRMLFPKLKVSDMNSVKAFTREVYNEFPTMREGWHRYLAAFAATKDYVVREVPVTLQKRHSGKSKFAGKSRILKGLTDLIAVKFQVSVFGDPMHLFGRLALWFFFIGFLIGAGAVVLRFYPVPGVISPRPLLYAVILFELAALVTFVMGIITEALVYLRDSLGEMRTQNQRLLDELARRSGVRMNAIPDDSETRHYERSDDRVDERTPEVRQEGRRPERRDTRTDSRPDSRRRDPRDSRDSRDARGPRREEPRREERREERREVKPEEAREAAPVEAPREQRPPRENRRDNRPDGRRGRDDRRPQRGDRDRRPDREARPDNRQVAPPTENVEPPFIAAEPEVRETPTFTPEPRVEREVYVPQTPVSEPQASPEVASNEPQELDFGDKSSSEDRQPQGEQAQRHQYRSGRRARRVRPMNTPSSSSEPSGSSDANAPRQNGADIPDRPTTIKVRELPVDNDNKGEDA; encoded by the coding sequence ATGAACGGAAGACACAGTAATTATACCAAGGTCTCGATTGTAATCCCGGCTCACAACGAAGAGGGCAACATCGATCCGCTCACCGAGGAACTGGCGAAAGTTATCAGCTCGATGAAGTATGGTGTTGAAGTCGTGTACGTCAATGACGGATCGACCGATCGGACCGAACAGAAAATGGTCGAAGCGGTGCGCCGCTATCGCTGGGCGCGGATTGTCAAGAACCGTGTCAGACTGGGGCTGACCAGCGCCCTGACCAAGGGGTTCGCGCAGGCAAAGGGAGACATTCTGGTGTTTTATCCAGCCGATCTCCAGTTCCATCCGCGCGACATCCCCAAGATGATCGAATCGATCGACAACGGCGCCGATATGGTCTGCGGCAAGAAGCAGGGGCATTACGGCAAGTGGCTGGTGTCGGGAATCTACAACATGATGACGCGGATGCTATTCCCGAAACTCAAGGTCAGCGACATGAATTCGGTAAAGGCATTTACTCGCGAAGTCTACAATGAATTTCCGACGATGCGTGAAGGGTGGCACCGCTACCTCGCCGCCTTTGCCGCCACCAAGGACTACGTTGTCCGCGAGGTGCCGGTCACATTGCAGAAGCGCCATTCCGGCAAGAGCAAATTCGCCGGCAAGTCGCGCATTCTCAAGGGACTGACGGATCTTATCGCCGTCAAGTTTCAAGTATCGGTATTCGGTGATCCGATGCACTTGTTCGGCAGACTGGCGCTGTGGTTCTTCTTCATTGGCTTTCTCATCGGCGCTGGCGCTGTCGTCTTACGATTTTACCCAGTCCCGGGTGTGATTTCACCACGGCCGTTATTGTATGCGGTCATACTATTTGAACTTGCCGCATTGGTGACATTCGTAATGGGTATTATCACCGAAGCGTTGGTCTACTTGCGCGATTCGCTCGGCGAAATGAGAACGCAGAATCAACGTTTGTTGGATGAATTGGCACGACGGTCAGGTGTTCGTATGAACGCCATTCCGGATGACTCCGAAACTCGCCACTATGAACGAAGCGATGACCGCGTCGATGAGCGGACACCGGAAGTACGTCAAGAAGGTCGCCGTCCTGAACGCCGTGATACACGAACCGATTCGCGTCCCGACTCGCGCCGTCGCGACCCCCGTGACTCGCGAGATTCGCGAGACGCTCGCGGACCACGTCGCGAAGAACCACGCCGGGAAGAACGCCGTGAAGAGCGTCGCGAGGTAAAACCGGAAGAAGCGCGCGAAGCGGCACCAGTTGAAGCGCCGCGCGAGCAACGCCCACCACGCGAGAATCGTCGCGACAATCGTCCGGATGGACGCCGTGGCCGCGATGATCGCCGCCCGCAACGCGGAGACCGCGACCGCAGACCGGATCGCGAAGCACGCCCCGACAATCGGCAGGTAGCACCACCGACGGAAAACGTCGAGCCGCCGTTTATCGCCGCTGAACCGGAAGTGAGAGAAACTCCGACATTCACACCAGAGCCGCGTGTCGAGCGGGAAGTGTATGTTCCACAAACTCCCGTTTCTGAGCCGCAAGCTTCGCCTGAAGTTGCCAGCAACGAACCTCAGGAGTTGGATTTTGGCGACAAGTCATCTTCGGAAGATCGCCAGCCGCAGGGTGAGCAGGCACAGCGTCATCAATACCGCAGTGGCCGCCGTGCGCGCCGGGTTCGACCGATGAACACGCCGTCGTCATCCAGTGAGCCGTCAGGCTCATCAGACGCGAATGCACCGCGTCAGAATGGCGCCGACATTCCGGATCGACCGACGACAATCAAAGTGCGTGAGTTGCCGGTTGATAACGACAACAAGGGTGAGGATGCTTAG
- a CDS encoding dihydroorotase, whose translation MKIKLIKNGMIVFPERSEPLQGDIYLDGEKIKRIELKGDKSKKPAAKATFKKDEVIDATGMLVLPGLIDMHVHLREPGREDTETIATGTQAAAAGGFTAVACMPNTSPPLDNQESVLFVKQRASGCKARVYPIGAVSRGRAGKEMADIGEMVQTGAVAVTDDGSPVHDAGMMRRALEYAGMFGIAVISHAEDMSLSGKGVMNEGYESTRLGMHGIPPFSEEVCIARDIILCKYIGTPLHIAHVSTKGSVELIRQAKAEGVNVTAEATPHHFTLTDAEIGKEFSTNLKMNPPLRTQEDVDAIIEGLKDGTIDAIASDHAPHAPEEKEVEFDQAPNGIIGLETSLGLVATCLVKPGHLTWNEVARKMSAAPAKILRTPGGDLRAGAIADITIVNPKAAWTVKVDKFYSKSRNSPYDGWKLQGKVKYTILGGEISFEG comes from the coding sequence ATGAAGATTAAACTTATCAAGAACGGAATGATCGTCTTCCCGGAAAGATCCGAACCGCTTCAGGGAGACATCTATCTCGATGGCGAAAAAATCAAACGCATCGAACTCAAAGGCGACAAGAGCAAGAAGCCGGCCGCCAAAGCGACATTCAAGAAAGATGAAGTCATCGACGCCACCGGAATGCTGGTACTGCCGGGACTCATCGACATGCACGTGCACTTGCGCGAACCGGGCCGCGAAGACACCGAGACTATCGCCACCGGCACTCAAGCTGCCGCCGCCGGTGGATTCACCGCTGTCGCTTGCATGCCTAACACTTCACCGCCGCTCGACAATCAGGAATCTGTGTTGTTCGTCAAGCAGCGCGCTTCCGGCTGCAAAGCTCGCGTCTATCCGATTGGCGCCGTCAGCCGCGGTCGCGCCGGCAAGGAAATGGCCGACATCGGCGAAATGGTGCAAACCGGCGCTGTCGCCGTAACTGATGACGGCTCTCCCGTTCACGACGCCGGCATGATGCGTCGCGCGCTTGAATACGCCGGCATGTTTGGTATCGCTGTCATCAGCCACGCCGAAGACATGTCGCTCTCAGGCAAGGGCGTGATGAATGAAGGCTACGAATCGACGCGCCTCGGAATGCACGGAATTCCGCCGTTCTCCGAAGAAGTCTGCATCGCCCGCGACATCATTTTGTGCAAGTATATCGGAACACCGTTGCACATCGCCCATGTCTCGACGAAAGGCTCTGTCGAGCTTATCCGTCAAGCCAAGGCCGAAGGTGTCAATGTCACTGCCGAAGCGACCCCGCATCATTTCACGTTGACCGATGCGGAAATCGGCAAGGAATTCAGCACCAATCTCAAGATGAATCCGCCGCTGCGCACGCAGGAAGACGTTGATGCGATTATCGAAGGATTGAAAGACGGCACTATTGACGCCATCGCTTCCGACCATGCCCCGCATGCTCCGGAGGAGAAGGAAGTTGAATTCGATCAGGCGCCAAATGGCATCATTGGCCTGGAGACTTCGCTCGGACTAGTCGCGACTTGCTTAGTCAAACCGGGGCATCTTACTTGGAACGAAGTCGCTCGCAAGATGTCCGCCGCTCCCGCGAAGATTCTTCGCACTCCCGGTGGCGACTTGCGTGCTGGAGCAATTGCCGACATCACGATTGTCAACCCCAAAGCCGCCTGGACGGTCAAGGTCGACAAGTTCTATTCCAAGTCGCGCAATTCCCCCTACGACGGCTGGAAACTGCAGGGAAAAGTGAAATACACGATTCTCGGCGGTGAAATTAGCTTCGAAGGATAG
- a CDS encoding aspartate carbamoyltransferase catalytic subunit: MTFKRRHLLSLEELDAAEMMKILETSKVFREVLDRPIKKVAPLRGLTVANLFFEPSTRTRVSFELAEKRLSADTVTFTAATSSVKKGETLKDTVRNLEAMKIDMVVIRHSSSGVPYFLTRFCSSSVINAGDGQHEHPTQGLLDMYTIWMKYKKIKGLRVVLMGDAKHSRVLRSNVWGLTKLGASVAVCGPSTLLPVGLENMGVEVYTDIDKALDGADVVNVMRIQLERQQAGLLPSLREYTSLFGITKERLKRLNKNYTIMHPGPINRGLEMADDIADCEQSVILEQVTNGVAVRMAVLYLLAGGEGRKTDED, encoded by the coding sequence ATGACATTCAAACGCCGTCATTTACTCAGTCTGGAAGAGCTGGATGCCGCCGAGATGATGAAGATACTGGAAACTTCCAAGGTCTTCCGCGAGGTCCTCGACCGTCCGATCAAAAAAGTCGCGCCATTGCGCGGCTTGACCGTCGCCAACCTCTTCTTCGAACCGTCAACCAGAACACGCGTTTCATTTGAATTAGCCGAGAAACGCCTCTCTGCCGATACTGTGACATTCACTGCCGCTACATCTTCGGTGAAGAAGGGCGAGACGCTGAAAGACACTGTCCGCAATCTCGAAGCCATGAAGATCGATATGGTGGTAATCCGCCATTCGTCATCGGGTGTACCCTACTTCCTGACCCGCTTTTGCAGTTCATCCGTCATCAACGCCGGCGACGGCCAGCACGAGCATCCGACACAGGGTTTGCTTGACATGTACACCATCTGGATGAAGTACAAAAAAATCAAAGGCCTTCGCGTTGTGCTGATGGGAGACGCCAAACATTCGCGCGTTCTTCGCTCGAATGTCTGGGGATTGACCAAGCTCGGCGCTTCGGTCGCCGTTTGCGGACCGTCGACTCTCCTGCCGGTCGGTCTTGAAAACATGGGTGTCGAAGTGTACACCGATATCGACAAGGCGCTCGATGGCGCCGATGTCGTCAACGTCATGCGCATCCAGCTCGAACGCCAGCAAGCCGGACTTCTGCCGTCGCTCCGGGAATACACCTCCCTTTTCGGCATCACTAAGGAACGCTTAAAACGTCTCAACAAGAACTACACCATCATGCATCCGGGTCCGATCAATCGCGGTCTGGAAATGGCGGATGATATCGCCGACTGTGAACAGTCAGTGATCTTGGAACAAGTAACCAATGGCGTCGCCGTACGCATGGCTGTGCTCTATTTGCTCGCCGGCGGTGAGGGGAGAAAAACTGATGAAGATTAA
- the pyrR gene encoding bifunctional pyr operon transcriptional regulator/uracil phosphoribosyltransferase PyrR, whose translation MDAKQISHALSRMAHEILESLEDDAKLAVIGIRSNGDFLADRLAKEIRKIDGRKVEVGYMDITLYRDDLLTNPEHPEIKATEILFPVDNKIIVLVDDVLFTGRTIRAALNQIPDYGRPRAVRLAVLIDRGGRELPIRADFVGKNIPSSSNDDVRVSLVERGGTDQVLLSRGAKPSAAKAAKPAAGKARKK comes from the coding sequence ATGGACGCGAAGCAGATCTCGCATGCACTCTCGCGAATGGCTCATGAAATTCTTGAGTCGCTCGAAGATGATGCCAAGCTTGCGGTGATCGGCATTCGCTCCAATGGCGATTTCCTCGCCGACCGGTTGGCGAAGGAGATTCGCAAAATCGATGGCCGCAAAGTCGAAGTCGGCTACATGGACATCACGCTTTATCGCGATGATTTATTGACCAACCCCGAGCATCCGGAAATCAAAGCAACCGAGATTCTCTTCCCCGTCGACAACAAGATCATCGTCTTGGTGGATGATGTGCTTTTCACGGGCAGAACAATCAGGGCAGCCCTCAATCAGATACCCGACTATGGTCGCCCCCGCGCCGTACGTCTCGCAGTTTTGATTGACCGCGGCGGCCGCGAGTTGCCGATACGCGCCGATTTTGTCGGCAAGAACATTCCCAGCAGTTCCAACGACGATGTCCGAGTCTCGCTGGTCGAACGCGGCGGCACCGATCAAGTGCTGCTGAGCCGTGGAGCCAAACCCTCTGCCGCCAAGGCTGCCAAACCGGCTGCCGGAAAAGCGAGAAAGAAATGA
- the bcp gene encoding thioredoxin-dependent thiol peroxidase yields MLEVGDKVPSFSLKQTDGATVKSSDWLGKTVVLYFYPKDDTPGCTKESCSLRDGYGAFQKKGILIYGISPDDVGSHKKFTEKFDLPFPLLADEGHAVADKFGVWVEKNNYGKKSMGIARTTFVIGPDGKISEVIKKVNTEGHSEQLLEIL; encoded by the coding sequence ATGTTGGAAGTTGGCGATAAGGTCCCGTCATTTAGTCTCAAGCAGACTGACGGTGCGACAGTGAAATCATCTGATTGGCTTGGAAAGACGGTGGTCTTGTACTTCTATCCGAAAGACGACACGCCGGGTTGTACGAAGGAGTCATGTTCGCTTCGCGACGGCTACGGGGCATTCCAGAAGAAGGGGATACTCATCTACGGCATTTCGCCGGACGATGTCGGCAGTCACAAGAAGTTCACGGAAAAATTCGATCTGCCGTTTCCTCTTCTTGCCGACGAAGGACATGCGGTCGCCGATAAGTTCGGAGTTTGGGTGGAGAAGAACAACTACGGCAAGAAATCGATGGGGATTGCGAGGACGACGTTTGTTATCGGACCCGACGGCAAGATCTCCGAAGTGATCAAAAAGGTCAATACTGAGGGACATTCGGAGCAATTGCTCGAAATCCTGTAA
- a CDS encoding translocation/assembly module TamB domain-containing protein, whose translation MKYFFHIPIALILVFVAAVALTFYLVTETNLPHKAINFILARYIEAKYDVRIQFAHIGGSLSDNLVIDNVRIDTKTPGQQYRLASIKQVAIYYDYRTLLKRQWVVDSLFIASPTVILRSDSSGAIMLPKLSSGTPSTDAPKPLPNIEVKNFVLEDGRFQINKGTKSLSIDSIFVNLNGTLRDGVLAAQIDSLALNYPLKGFRLRELHAGLALSSTAIGIDSLYIATDSSRIIGGGLYPLDKTTPFQFRLRNSHVSLTEIGHVIGSTIRGGFDFNADLTGVLAKFSGQTDGRGVLFERELGPFKSDYEFDNGILTLTNFEGQMFDGTMNGSIDINFLARPEAYSAELEVRGFNLNKVLPKTFESRLNGRFNVNGSGLSENTFNMDLNGDLGPGQFDFVRFDSIEGDISINVKDMYFQPGFTLWYENSKFTTEGVVNYDGEMSLAGEFNTTQLADFWGDLFIKELSGHGSATYEVTGPVLDPDLRGYFIGDSCSFYGFSTDSLFAYFDIASFLYGQRGNVDVMAWKSDVWNLPADSVKISVDVDSNQVAITRATQYQERMLIDAKAHAVIIDSTATVTISDFLFQFDSLKYVNDYPTVVDFLADKIVVNNMMLRGNEGAVRFDVDYGYDTTIDLHVVTEDFNFATWLRDLNMDSSFTGRLSLDGRMNGKLTNPTIVVNGGVSDLMFAADTLGNLTGKLQFSDSSLTFQDVVLGFRGYEIFADGNYPLVMNLDSGIVYVPEEPMAFNLRSAGSNLSIVSSFNSSVEDLQGDFSLDLRVYGTPEHPQSEGTFTLKNGTLKVDQMANLIENIEAQVSSHGRQIIVEWVEGRVNHKRKKLFGSSFRSGSVRAAGEINIISSDIFDYSMALVGDDVPFQYDLGDIYGRADFDLSIRGANPPLISGDVTVFEAEYLEEFDDDLTAAAIAAADTIALWDYDINVDMLPASVSVKNSDMNMVVDGRLRVLRENALDNYIGTLNIVRGTMYFGDVNLRIQPGSYLQFDNIEKPDPQLFIDATWRVRNMSGDISSASVTDVPLQIRGTITEPSLGAESGSGYSDEDIATLLFMNQSASGQANSQFGSDFQNRLTGGAAGIVSGRAGQALRRTLGLETFELEPTYDEKNAIAGATISVGLYTLPNVYTYVSSLSGDGRADYGAEYRLGRHFTIGGQYDRDRLWRLNLVLDWEFR comes from the coding sequence TTGAAATATTTCTTCCACATACCGATCGCACTGATCCTGGTGTTTGTAGCTGCGGTTGCACTCACATTCTATTTGGTAACGGAAACGAATCTTCCCCACAAAGCAATCAACTTCATCTTAGCGCGCTATATCGAAGCCAAGTACGACGTACGCATCCAGTTTGCGCATATCGGCGGCTCGCTGAGCGACAATCTTGTGATCGACAATGTTCGCATCGACACCAAGACGCCAGGACAGCAGTATCGATTGGCAAGCATCAAGCAGGTGGCAATTTACTATGACTACCGGACGCTGCTTAAGCGCCAGTGGGTCGTGGACAGCCTGTTTATCGCTTCGCCGACAGTGATCTTACGTTCAGATTCAAGCGGCGCAATTATGCTCCCGAAGCTGTCAAGCGGCACTCCCAGTACTGACGCGCCAAAGCCGCTCCCCAACATTGAAGTGAAAAACTTCGTGCTTGAAGACGGCCGATTCCAGATCAACAAAGGCACAAAGTCTTTGTCGATTGACAGCATCTTTGTCAATTTGAATGGGACTCTGCGTGATGGCGTCCTTGCCGCGCAGATTGATTCACTGGCTCTGAATTATCCGCTCAAGGGATTCCGGTTAAGAGAGCTGCATGCCGGACTTGCATTGTCGAGCACGGCGATCGGAATTGATTCGCTGTACATCGCAACCGATTCATCGCGCATTATTGGCGGCGGGCTCTATCCGCTCGACAAGACGACGCCATTCCAGTTTAGACTTCGCAATAGCCACGTTTCGCTGACTGAGATTGGGCATGTAATCGGGTCGACAATACGCGGCGGGTTTGACTTTAATGCCGACTTGACAGGAGTTTTGGCCAAATTCTCCGGACAGACGGATGGCAGGGGTGTGTTGTTCGAACGCGAACTTGGGCCATTCAAGTCGGATTATGAATTCGACAATGGTATTCTGACTCTCACGAATTTTGAGGGCCAGATGTTTGATGGGACGATGAATGGCTCGATCGATATCAATTTCCTGGCGCGTCCGGAAGCCTATAGTGCGGAGTTGGAAGTTCGCGGATTTAATCTCAACAAGGTATTGCCGAAAACGTTCGAATCGCGACTTAACGGACGCTTCAATGTCAATGGGTCGGGTTTGAGCGAGAACACTTTCAATATGGATTTGAACGGCGATCTCGGGCCGGGGCAGTTCGATTTCGTGCGATTCGATTCTATCGAAGGTGATATCAGCATCAACGTCAAGGATATGTACTTTCAGCCCGGTTTCACGCTATGGTACGAAAACTCGAAGTTTACCACCGAAGGCGTCGTGAATTACGACGGCGAGATGTCGCTTGCCGGAGAGTTCAATACGACGCAGTTGGCAGATTTCTGGGGCGATCTGTTTATCAAAGAATTGTCAGGCCACGGGTCTGCGACTTACGAAGTTACCGGTCCGGTGCTTGATCCCGACTTGCGCGGTTATTTCATCGGCGACTCGTGCAGTTTCTACGGATTTTCAACCGACAGTCTGTTCGCATACTTTGATATTGCCAGCTTTCTGTATGGCCAGCGCGGCAATGTTGATGTCATGGCGTGGAAGAGTGATGTCTGGAACTTACCTGCCGATAGCGTGAAGATTTCGGTGGATGTCGATTCTAATCAGGTGGCGATCACGCGCGCAACGCAGTATCAGGAGCGGATGCTGATTGATGCCAAAGCCCACGCAGTTATCATCGACAGCACGGCGACCGTGACCATCAGTGATTTCCTTTTCCAGTTTGACTCGCTCAAGTACGTAAACGATTATCCGACAGTAGTGGATTTTCTGGCTGACAAGATTGTCGTCAATAACATGATGCTGCGCGGCAACGAGGGGGCAGTCAGATTCGATGTTGACTATGGGTACGATACTACAATTGATCTTCACGTTGTTACGGAGGACTTCAATTTCGCTACCTGGCTGCGCGATCTCAACATGGATTCGTCCTTTACGGGCCGATTGAGTCTCGATGGCCGCATGAACGGCAAGCTGACCAATCCTACGATCGTAGTCAATGGCGGTGTTAGCGACCTGATGTTTGCGGCTGATACACTTGGCAATCTCACCGGCAAGCTGCAATTCTCCGACTCGTCTCTGACATTTCAAGATGTGGTTCTGGGATTTCGCGGTTATGAAATCTTCGCTGACGGCAACTACCCACTGGTGATGAACCTCGATTCGGGCATCGTGTATGTGCCCGAGGAACCGATGGCTTTCAATCTGCGCTCAGCGGGATCAAATCTGAGTATCGTCTCGTCATTCAATTCAAGCGTCGAGGACCTTCAAGGTGACTTCTCGCTCGATTTAAGGGTATATGGAACGCCGGAACATCCACAGTCTGAAGGGACGTTCACTCTCAAGAACGGCACACTCAAAGTCGACCAGATGGCAAACCTAATTGAGAATATTGAGGCGCAGGTTTCCTCGCACGGCAGACAAATCATTGTCGAGTGGGTAGAGGGCCGGGTTAATCATAAGCGGAAGAAACTGTTCGGAAGCAGTTTCCGTTCCGGATCGGTGCGCGCCGCCGGTGAAATCAATATTATCAGCAGCGATATCTTCGACTACTCAATGGCGCTCGTCGGCGACGATGTGCCGTTCCAATATGATCTCGGCGACATTTACGGGCGTGCCGACTTCGATCTGTCGATCCGTGGTGCCAACCCGCCGTTGATTAGCGGCGATGTTACTGTTTTCGAGGCGGAGTATCTCGAGGAGTTCGATGATGATTTGACCGCGGCTGCGATCGCCGCGGCTGATACGATTGCGCTTTGGGATTATGATATCAATGTCGATATGTTGCCGGCATCGGTCAGCGTCAAGAACTCCGATATGAACATGGTGGTGGATGGCAGACTGCGTGTTTTGCGCGAAAATGCGCTCGACAACTACATCGGGACTTTGAACATCGTGCGGGGAACAATGTACTTCGGCGACGTAAATCTTCGGATACAACCGGGCAGTTATCTGCAGTTTGACAATATTGAGAAACCGGATCCGCAGCTGTTTATCGATGCGACATGGCGCGTTCGGAATATGTCGGGCGATATCTCAAGCGCATCCGTGACGGATGTGCCGTTGCAGATTCGCGGGACGATAACGGAGCCTTCGTTGGGCGCGGAATCTGGTTCGGGCTATTCCGACGAGGATATTGCCACGCTGTTGTTCATGAATCAATCTGCCTCGGGGCAGGCTAACTCGCAATTCGGTTCCGACTTCCAAAATCGACTTACCGGTGGAGCTGCCGGTATTGTTTCGGGTCGAGCGGGGCAGGCCCTGAGGCGAACGCTTGGTTTGGAGACATTCGAATTAGAACCGACCTATGATGAGAAGAACGCTATTGCGGGTGCGACGATTTCGGTCGGGCTATACACGCTACCCAATGTCTACACTTATGTTTCTTCGCTATCCGGCGACGGCCGGGCTGACTATGGAGCTGAGTATCGTCTTGGAAGGCACTTCACGATCGGCGGGCAATACGACCGCGATCGTCTTTGGCGCTTGAATCTCGTTCTCGATTGGGAATTTAGATGA